In one Thiovulum sp. ES genomic region, the following are encoded:
- a CDS encoding CBS domain-containing protein (PFAM: CBS domain; Domain of unknown function DUF21) translates to MLELFIYLGLAVGVSFICSVLEAVLLSTTFTYIETAVNNGVKGAENLKNIKSNMDSSIGSILTLNTIANTFGAAGVGAQAQHLFGDQYITLFSMGLTLLILYFSEIVPKTIGATYWKSLAIPSARVISWLVIITKPFNYVAKSLTRFISNGNDAEGITKEEILTMVSKGQKDGVLTEKEEVIVRNILRLKNIKVKDVLTPRKVVFALRKETKIADVLNLPDSRKLKQFSRIPIFHGSKDYIEGIVFSQTIFEENNDENDQKTLDEISIPVFEINENINLSKTLDLFIQRKEHMFIVKDGYSQTAGVITLEDVIETLLGREIMDELDTIEDMQKYAKGTLKHA, encoded by the coding sequence GTGTTAGAGCTTTTTATCTATCTTGGACTCGCTGTTGGGGTCTCATTTATCTGCTCTGTTCTGGAAGCAGTTCTTCTTTCAACAACTTTTACTTATATAGAAACAGCAGTTAATAACGGAGTAAAAGGTGCAGAAAATTTAAAAAATATAAAGAGTAATATGGATTCATCAATTGGTTCTATTTTGACTCTAAATACAATTGCAAATACTTTTGGTGCTGCGGGAGTTGGAGCACAAGCTCAACATCTTTTTGGAGATCAATATATTACTCTTTTCTCAATGGGTTTAACTTTGCTAATTCTCTATTTTTCAGAAATCGTGCCAAAAACAATTGGAGCGACATATTGGAAAAGTTTAGCAATTCCAAGTGCAAGAGTTATTTCTTGGCTTGTCATAATTACAAAACCATTTAATTATGTTGCAAAAAGTCTTACAAGATTTATTTCAAACGGAAATGATGCAGAGGGAATTACAAAAGAAGAGATTCTAACAATGGTTTCAAAAGGTCAAAAAGATGGTGTTTTAACAGAAAAAGAAGAAGTAATTGTTAGAAATATTTTGCGACTTAAAAATATAAAAGTTAAAGATGTTTTAACTCCGCGAAAAGTTGTTTTTGCACTCCGAAAAGAGACAAAAATTGCAGATGTATTAAATTTACCAGATTCTCGGAAATTAAAACAGTTTTCAAGAATTCCAATTTTTCATGGTAGTAAAGATTATATCGAGGGAATTGTATTTTCTCAAACAATTTTTGAAGAGAACAATGATGAAAATGATCAAAAAACTCTTGATGAAATATCAATTCCAGTTTTTGAGATTAATGAAAATATAAATCTTTCAAAAACTCTTGATCTATTTATTCAGAGAAAAGAGCATATGTTTATAGTGAAAGATGGATATTCTCAAACTGCGGGAGTTATTACTCTTGAAGATGTTATTGAGACTCTACTTGGTCGTGAAATCATGGATGAACTTGACACAATTGAAGATATGCAGAAATATGCTAAAGGAACATTAAAACATGCCTAA
- a CDS encoding putative enzyme of thiazole biosynthesis (PFAM: Thiazole biosynthesis protein ThiG): MDKLKIGKYEFDSRLIVGSGKYPDFQTTRDATLSSGSNLITVAVRRVNITNPNEENLLDYFKGTDVQILPNSAGCVTAEEAITTFRLVREATGIDIVKLEVIGDTQKTLYPDVVETLKAAEVLAKEGFTIMAYTNDDPIMAKKLEDAGVHAVMPLAAPIGSGLGIQNRYNVVFVRDAVSVPVIVDAGVGTASDSSIAMELGADGVLTNTAIAKAKDPIKMAEAMKYAVKAGRLAYLSGRIPRKPYATASSPVDGLVEFA, translated from the coding sequence ATGGATAAGTTGAAAATAGGTAAGTATGAATTTGACAGTCGTCTTATCGTTGGTAGTGGGAAATACCCAGACTTCCAAACAACAAGAGATGCAACTCTCTCAAGTGGTTCAAACCTCATCACAGTTGCTGTTAGACGAGTAAATATTACAAATCCAAATGAAGAAAATCTTCTCGACTATTTTAAAGGGACAGATGTTCAGATTCTTCCAAATAGTGCAGGTTGTGTTACAGCAGAAGAAGCTATAACAACTTTTCGACTTGTTCGTGAAGCAACTGGAATTGATATTGTTAAATTAGAAGTTATTGGGGATACTCAAAAGACTCTTTATCCTGATGTTGTTGAGACTCTAAAAGCTGCGGAAGTTTTGGCAAAAGAGGGCTTCACAATTATGGCTTATACAAATGATGATCCAATCATGGCAAAAAAATTAGAAGATGCTGGTGTTCATGCTGTTATGCCTCTTGCTGCTCCAATCGGTAGCGGTTTAGGTATTCAAAATAGATATAATGTAGTCTTTGTTCGAGATGCTGTATCAGTTCCAGTTATTGTTGATGCTGGTGTTGGAACTGCTTCTGACTCTTCTATTGCAATGGAATTAGGTGCTGATGGTGTTCTTACAAATACTGCAATTGCAAAAGCAAAAGACCCTATTAAAATGGCTGAAGCGATGAAATATGCTGTTAAAGCTGGTCGTTTAGCATATCTTTCTGGTCGAATTCCAAGAAAACCTTATGCTACTGCTTCTAGTCCCGTTGATGGTCTTGTAGAGTTCGCTTAA
- a CDS encoding Ammonium transporter AmtB (PFAM: Ammonium Transporter Family~TIGRFAM: probable ammonium transporter, marine subtype; ammonium transporter): MENMADVKYILDSFLMIIMAAFVMWMAAGFAMLEAGLTRSKNNTVVLLKNVALFAISVITYYFIGYNLMYGDGNAIIGGGFALSGITYDDHSLYADFFFQVVFVATAASVISGTVAERIKIVPFLIFVAVLSAIIYPIQGHWTWGGSSLGGLLDGFSDFAGSTIVHSVGGWAALAGVLLLGARNGKYSKGGHIRAIPGSSMPLATLGTFILWVGWFGFNGGSQLAMGSKEDIDAIALVIASTNMAAAVGATTMVFLTYILNKKIDLTMVLNGALGGLVAVTAGPDNGMIAATIEGIVAAILIFVTVPLFDKFRIDDPVGALSVHLVNGIWGTLAVAIFNSEVKMMDQIIGIVVIGAFTFVVSFAVWFALKITMGIRVSDEEEYDGLDYHESGVEAYPEFSKHLK, encoded by the coding sequence ATGGAAAATATGGCTGATGTCAAATATATTTTAGACAGTTTTCTAATGATAATCATGGCTGCATTTGTAATGTGGATGGCTGCTGGATTTGCAATGTTAGAAGCTGGTCTTACTCGTTCAAAAAACAATACGGTTGTGCTTTTAAAAAATGTGGCACTTTTTGCAATTTCTGTAATAACTTACTATTTTATAGGTTATAACTTGATGTATGGAGATGGAAATGCAATTATCGGTGGCGGATTTGCACTTTCAGGAATTACATACGATGATCACTCACTTTATGCGGATTTCTTTTTTCAAGTTGTATTTGTAGCAACAGCTGCTTCAGTAATTTCAGGAACAGTTGCAGAAAGAATTAAGATTGTCCCATTTTTAATTTTTGTGGCAGTTCTTTCAGCGATTATTTATCCAATTCAGGGACATTGGACTTGGGGTGGTTCATCACTTGGCGGACTTCTTGACGGTTTCTCAGATTTTGCAGGTTCTACAATTGTTCATAGTGTTGGTGGTTGGGCAGCTCTTGCGGGTGTTTTACTTCTCGGTGCTAGAAATGGAAAATATTCAAAAGGCGGACATATTCGAGCTATTCCAGGTTCAAGTATGCCACTTGCGACACTCGGAACATTTATTCTTTGGGTAGGCTGGTTTGGATTTAACGGTGGTAGCCAACTTGCAATGGGAAGTAAAGAAGATATTGATGCAATTGCACTTGTAATCGCTTCTACAAATATGGCTGCGGCGGTCGGTGCGACAACAATGGTTTTCTTAACTTACATCTTAAATAAGAAAATTGACTTGACAATGGTTCTCAATGGTGCATTGGGTGGTCTTGTTGCTGTAACAGCTGGTCCAGACAATGGAATGATTGCTGCGACTATTGAAGGTATTGTTGCCGCTATTTTAATTTTTGTTACAGTTCCGCTCTTTGATAAATTTAGAATTGATGATCCAGTTGGTGCTTTAAGTGTGCATTTAGTAAATGGGATTTGGGGAACACTTGCGGTTGCTATTTTCAATTCAGAAGTGAAAATGATGGATCAAATTATCGGTATTGTTGTTATTGGTGCATTTACTTTTGTGGTCTCATTTGCTGTTTGGTTTGCATTAAAAATCACAATGGGAATCCGAGTTTCAGATGAAGAGGAATACGATGGACTTGACTATCATGAGTCTGGAGTTGAAGCATATCCTGAATTTTCAAAACACCTAAAATAG
- a CDS encoding Chemotaxis signal transduction protein CheV (PFAM: CheW-like domain; Response regulator receiver domain), producing MAGKDNGVKVGSNEIELVDFRIMKDIGGKLYEGIYGINVAKVREIIRLPKLTELPGVPSFIEGIFDLRGVVIPVVNLSNWMGVNPGDGIDLKKVRVIIAEFNNILIGFIVHEAKRIRRISWKDIEPSSFASAGDSSVGVEKSKITGVTRIENNSVLLILDLESIVQELGLIQEPTKIDSITDGYEFSGKALLLDDSSTARRAMKTAIEHMGFSVTEAIDGMNGIEKLEELYKEYGEERFKSELKIIVSDIEMPRMDGFHFASTLKKDDRYKHIPILFNSSISGDSSTDKGIAAGGAGYTVKFDPKQFYEEVSRILKQ from the coding sequence ATGGCTGGAAAAGATAACGGTGTAAAAGTTGGTTCAAATGAGATAGAACTTGTAGATTTCCGTATTATGAAAGATATTGGCGGAAAACTCTACGAGGGTATTTACGGAATCAATGTTGCTAAAGTTAGAGAAATTATTAGATTACCTAAACTAACAGAACTTCCTGGAGTTCCTAGTTTTATTGAGGGTATTTTTGATTTACGGGGTGTTGTTATTCCTGTTGTAAATCTCTCAAATTGGATGGGTGTTAATCCTGGTGATGGTATTGATTTGAAAAAAGTAAGAGTTATTATTGCTGAGTTCAACAATATTCTTATCGGATTTATTGTCCATGAAGCAAAAAGAATTAGAAGAATTAGTTGGAAAGATATTGAACCTTCATCTTTTGCATCTGCGGGAGACTCTTCTGTTGGTGTTGAAAAAAGTAAAATTACTGGTGTAACTAGAATTGAAAATAATTCAGTTCTTCTTATTTTAGACCTTGAAAGTATTGTTCAAGAGCTTGGACTTATTCAAGAACCTACAAAAATTGATAGTATTACAGATGGTTATGAATTCTCTGGTAAAGCTCTATTATTAGATGATAGTTCAACTGCTCGTCGAGCTATGAAAACTGCTATTGAACATATGGGCTTCTCTGTTACTGAAGCTATCGATGGTATGAATGGAATTGAAAAACTTGAAGAACTTTATAAAGAGTATGGTGAAGAGAGATTCAAAAGTGAATTGAAAATTATTGTTTCTGACATTGAAATGCCTCGAATGGACGGTTTTCATTTTGCTTCAACTCTTAAAAAAGATGATAGATATAAACATATTCCAATTCTATTTAACTCTTCAATTAGTGGAGACAGCTCTACTGATAAAGGAATTGCAGCTGGCGGCGCAGGATATACAGTTAAATTTGATCCAAAACAATTCTATGAAGAAGTTTCAAGAATTCTAAAACAATAA
- a CDS encoding Protein of unknown function (DUF1566) (PFAM: Protein of unknown function (DUF1566)), which translates to MPKIFFFILFSLFGNSLEITSISQEEKEILRGVDPLNFQKKALDNNYFIGKTGKYHYSEMEKYGRYIEENFSKSKIYFKKYKDYLEFKKFKKFLFPKLYIETDRKNPEIEIVGEPNFRQGNRIKRDKKYKIILKSDDEKIEEEIFFTGQKIVLNFGNRIEIENIENKNQEFMFETEPRFLGNWEEAKRYCQRFEGDNYSDWRLPTLLELWHVKNRETDKNNPRFPKRDFWSGDRVENYAWGVDLNTGSDKIFDIKENKRVFCVRGISDYQSVKLENSGDEVFTDSKNGFMWSVQNRKESWKDSRILCLNSEKEGFEDWRLPTIRELYSIRESEIEGRFWSGTSFFENYRKAWGLNFDTRKDTWDSKTEAKRDVICVRKYK; encoded by the coding sequence ATGCCTAAGATATTTTTTTTTATACTTTTTTCTCTTTTTGGAAATAGTTTAGAAATAACATCAATTAGTCAAGAAGAGAAAGAGATTTTAAGGGGAGTTGATCCCCTCAACTTTCAAAAAAAGGCACTTGACAACAACTATTTTATAGGAAAAACAGGAAAATATCACTATTCCGAAATGGAGAAATACGGTAGATACATAGAAGAGAATTTTTCCAAATCAAAGATATATTTTAAGAAATACAAAGATTATTTAGAATTCAAGAAATTTAAGAAGTTTCTATTTCCAAAACTCTATATTGAGACAGATCGAAAAAATCCAGAAATTGAAATTGTTGGTGAGCCAAATTTTCGCCAAGGAAATCGAATAAAAAGAGATAAGAAATACAAAATTATTTTAAAAAGTGATGATGAAAAAATTGAAGAAGAGATATTTTTTACAGGACAAAAGATAGTATTGAATTTTGGAAATAGAATAGAGATAGAAAATATTGAAAATAAAAATCAGGAATTTATGTTTGAGACCGAACCAAGGTTTTTAGGAAATTGGGAGGAAGCAAAAAGATATTGCCAGAGATTTGAGGGAGATAATTATTCTGATTGGCGGTTGCCGACACTTCTTGAGTTGTGGCATGTAAAAAATAGAGAGACAGATAAAAATAATCCTAGATTTCCAAAACGAGATTTTTGGAGTGGAGATAGAGTTGAAAATTATGCTTGGGGAGTTGATTTAAATACTGGTTCAGATAAGATTTTTGACATTAAAGAAAACAAGAGGGTTTTTTGTGTTAGGGGAATTTCAGATTATCAAAGTGTCAAACTTGAGAATAGTGGCGATGAGGTCTTTACTGATTCAAAAAATGGTTTTATGTGGAGTGTTCAAAACAGAAAAGAGAGCTGGAAAGATTCTCGAATTTTGTGTTTGAATTCCGAAAAAGAGGGTTTCGAGGATTGGCGACTTCCAACAATTAGGGAACTCTATTCTATTAGAGAATCAGAAATAGAGGGACGATTTTGGAGTGGAACAAGCTTTTTTGAGAATTATCGAAAAGCTTGGGGTCTAAATTTTGATACAAGAAAAGATACTTGGGATAGCAAAACAGAGGCAAAAAGAGATGTCATTTGTGTCCGAAAATATAAATAA
- a CDS encoding Nitrogen regulatory protein PII GlnB (PFAM: Nitrogen regulatory protein P-II) yields the protein MKKIEAVIKPFKLEDVKESLAEIGITGMTVSEVKGYGRQQGHSELYRGAEYVVDFVPKIKLELVISGDQVDEVVQTIVDNARTGKIGDGKIFVTDIEKIIRIRTGEEDNSAI from the coding sequence GTGAAAAAAATTGAAGCGGTAATCAAGCCATTCAAACTTGAAGATGTAAAAGAGAGTCTTGCGGAAATCGGAATTACAGGAATGACTGTTTCTGAGGTCAAAGGATACGGGAGACAACAGGGACACAGCGAACTCTATCGAGGTGCAGAATATGTTGTTGATTTTGTTCCAAAAATTAAACTTGAATTAGTTATTTCTGGCGATCAAGTTGATGAGGTTGTTCAAACAATCGTTGATAATGCCCGAACTGGAAAAATTGGTGATGGAAAAATCTTTGTTACTGATATTGAAAAAATTATCAGAATTAGAACAGGCGAAGAGGACAACTCAGCAATTTAA